In Streptomyces sp. DG2A-72, one genomic interval encodes:
- a CDS encoding 5-dehydro-4-deoxyglucarate dehydratase: MTPAPLAARLSIPSGPLFFPVTAYGPDGGVDLDVYRTHVRRGVEAGAAAVFACCGTGEFHALTPEEFETCVGAAVEAAEGRVPVVAGAGYGTALAVRYARLAATAGADGLLAMPPYLVVAGQEGLLRHYREVADATALPVIVYQRDNAVFTPETAVELARTDGIIGFKDGLGDLDLMQRIVSAVRTEAPGGFLYFNGLPTAEQTQLAYRGIGIALYSSAVFCFVPEIALAFHRALGTGDDTTVHRLLDGFYRPFVDLRAQGRGYAVSLVKAGVRLRGLDVGPVRSPLHEPAGEHVKQLAELIDRGYELLQEDA; this comes from the coding sequence GTGACGCCAGCCCCCCTTGCCGCACGCCTGAGCATCCCCAGCGGGCCGCTGTTCTTCCCCGTCACCGCCTACGGCCCCGACGGCGGGGTCGACCTGGACGTCTACCGCACCCATGTCCGCCGGGGCGTCGAGGCCGGGGCCGCCGCCGTGTTCGCCTGCTGCGGCACCGGGGAGTTCCACGCGCTCACGCCGGAGGAGTTCGAGACCTGTGTAGGCGCGGCCGTCGAGGCGGCCGAGGGGCGCGTCCCGGTCGTCGCGGGCGCCGGCTACGGCACCGCGCTCGCCGTGCGATATGCACGTCTCGCGGCGACGGCCGGGGCGGACGGGCTGCTCGCCATGCCGCCGTACCTCGTCGTCGCCGGGCAGGAGGGGCTGCTGCGGCACTACCGGGAAGTGGCGGACGCGACCGCGCTGCCCGTGATCGTCTACCAGCGCGACAACGCCGTGTTCACGCCGGAGACGGCCGTCGAACTGGCCCGCACGGACGGGATCATCGGATTCAAGGACGGACTCGGCGACCTGGACCTCATGCAGCGCATCGTGAGCGCCGTCCGCACCGAGGCCCCCGGCGGCTTCCTCTACTTCAACGGACTGCCGACCGCCGAACAGACCCAGCTCGCCTACCGCGGCATCGGCATCGCCCTCTACTCCTCCGCCGTGTTCTGCTTCGTCCCGGAGATCGCCCTCGCCTTCCACCGGGCGCTCGGCACCGGCGACGACACCACCGTCCACCGGCTGCTGGACGGCTTCTACCGGCCCTTCGTCGACCTGCGCGCCCAGGGCCGCGGCTACGCCGTCTCGCTGGTCAAGGCGGGCGTACGGCTGCGGGGGCTCGACGTCGGTCCGGTACGGTCGCCGCTGCACGAACCGGCCGGGGAACATGTGAAGCAGCTGGCCGAACTCATCGACAGAGGCTACGAGTTGCTGCAGGAGGATGCGTGA
- a CDS encoding zinc-dependent alcohol dehydrogenase family protein: MKAAVIESVGKAVVAEVPDPTPGPRDVVVEVAACGLCGTDLHILQGEFAPKLPIVPGHEFAGEVVGVGTQVTELSVGDRVAVDPSLYCYECRCCRTGHNNLCERWAAIGVTTAGGAARYAVAPVANCVRLPEHVRTQDAALVEPLSCAVRGYDVLQSRLGAHVLIYGSGTMGLMMLELAKRTGAASVDVVDVNPTRLETARRLGVSSSAANPDELDRPQGWDLVIDATGNAAAIQDGLERVAKAGTFLQFGVADYATRVTIDPYRIYNQEITITGSMAVLHSFERAAELFATGVLDPDIFISDRIPLDRYPEALDQFASGVGRKIVVVP; this comes from the coding sequence ATGAAGGCCGCCGTCATCGAGTCCGTGGGCAAGGCCGTCGTCGCCGAGGTCCCGGACCCGACACCAGGACCGCGCGATGTCGTGGTCGAGGTCGCGGCGTGCGGCCTGTGCGGAACGGATCTGCACATCCTCCAGGGCGAGTTCGCCCCCAAGCTGCCGATCGTGCCGGGGCACGAGTTCGCGGGCGAGGTGGTCGGGGTGGGGACCCAGGTCACGGAGCTGTCGGTGGGCGACAGGGTGGCGGTCGACCCGTCCTTGTACTGCTACGAGTGCCGGTGCTGCCGTACGGGCCACAACAACCTCTGCGAACGCTGGGCGGCGATCGGCGTGACGACGGCCGGGGGTGCGGCGCGGTACGCGGTGGCTCCGGTGGCGAATTGCGTACGACTGCCCGAACACGTCCGTACGCAGGACGCGGCGCTGGTGGAGCCGTTGTCCTGCGCCGTCCGGGGCTACGACGTCCTGCAGTCCCGCCTCGGCGCCCACGTCCTGATCTACGGCTCCGGCACGATGGGCCTGATGATGCTGGAACTGGCCAAGCGGACCGGCGCGGCCAGCGTCGACGTGGTCGACGTGAACCCGACCCGCCTGGAGACAGCCCGCCGCCTGGGCGTCTCGTCCTCGGCCGCGAACCCCGACGAACTGGACCGCCCCCAGGGCTGGGACCTGGTCATCGACGCGACCGGCAACGCGGCGGCCATCCAGGACGGTCTGGAGCGGGTGGCGAAGGCGGGTACGTTCCTGCAGTTCGGCGTGGCGGACTACGCAACCCGCGTCACGATCGACCCGTACCGCATCTACAACCAAGAGATCACGATCACGGGTTCGATGGCCGTCCTGCACAGCTTCGAACGCGCGGCGGAACTCTTCGCGACGGGGGTCCTGGACCCCGACATCTTCATCAGCGACCGCATCCCGCTGGACCGGTACCCGGAGGCGCTGGACCAGTTCGCATCGGGGGTCGGCCGCAAAATCGTAGTGGTGCCGTAG
- a CDS encoding GntR family transcriptional regulator has translation MTSVPTPIPSRTQYVQEEIKRRILTGQLTPGQALVETELAAQFGVSKTPVREALKTLAGTGLVVMNQYKGVTVRMVDADMAREVYDVRLLLEPEALKRAVRRGASLDAARAALTRADAAGDTAERSLANREFHRALYLPCGNPLLGRMLDEVRDQAALVSAVAWAASPSWEREAGEHREILRLALEGDADGAARALHAHIASFVQRAFPGAHEEIQAEHQDEEGQE, from the coding sequence ATGACCTCTGTGCCCACGCCGATCCCCTCCCGCACGCAATATGTGCAGGAGGAGATCAAACGCCGCATCCTCACCGGGCAGTTGACGCCCGGTCAGGCCCTGGTCGAGACGGAGCTGGCCGCGCAGTTCGGGGTGTCGAAGACCCCCGTGCGGGAGGCGCTGAAGACCCTGGCCGGGACCGGGCTCGTCGTGATGAACCAGTACAAGGGCGTCACGGTGCGCATGGTGGACGCGGACATGGCACGCGAGGTCTACGACGTGCGGCTGCTGCTGGAGCCCGAGGCGCTGAAGCGGGCGGTCCGGCGCGGCGCCTCGCTCGACGCCGCGCGCGCCGCGCTGACCCGCGCCGACGCGGCCGGCGACACCGCCGAACGATCCCTCGCCAACCGGGAGTTCCACCGCGCCCTGTACCTGCCCTGCGGCAACCCGCTGCTCGGCCGGATGCTCGACGAGGTCCGCGACCAGGCCGCTCTGGTCTCCGCCGTCGCCTGGGCGGCCTCGCCCTCCTGGGAGAGGGAGGCCGGTGAGCACCGGGAGATCCTGCGGCTGGCCCTGGAGGGCGACGCGGACGGTGCGGCTCGCGCCCTCCACGCGCACATCGCGTCGTTCGTGCAACGGGCCTTCCCCGGGGCCCATGAAGAGATCCAGGCCGAGCACCAGGACGAGGAAGGTCAGGAATGA
- a CDS encoding dihydrodipicolinate synthase family protein — protein MSSVTFEAQRAALADVVAIPVTPFAEDGSVDQDTHRALLRRLLDGGVGILTPNGNTGEFYALTPQERQLVTELTIDEAGDRAAVLVGVGHDVPTAVASARHARELGAQMVMVHQPVHPYVSQGGWVDYHLAIAESVPELGVIPYIRNAQLSGFRLAELADACPNVIGVKYAVPDAAKFAAFARDAGLERFVWVAGLAEPYAPSYFSAGATGFTSGLVNVAPAVSQNMIEALRSGDYPAAMKVWEQIRRFEELRAANGSANNVTVVKEALASLGLCRRDVRPPSKPLPEDERAEVAAIAAGWSI, from the coding sequence ATGAGCAGCGTGACGTTCGAGGCCCAGCGGGCGGCCCTGGCCGATGTGGTGGCGATCCCGGTGACCCCGTTCGCCGAGGACGGCAGCGTCGACCAGGACACCCACCGGGCCCTGCTGCGTCGGCTGCTCGACGGCGGTGTCGGCATCCTCACGCCGAACGGGAACACGGGGGAGTTCTACGCCCTCACGCCCCAAGAGCGGCAGCTCGTCACCGAGTTGACCATCGACGAGGCGGGCGACCGCGCCGCCGTCCTGGTCGGCGTCGGCCACGACGTACCCACCGCCGTCGCCTCCGCCCGTCACGCCCGTGAACTCGGCGCCCAGATGGTGATGGTCCACCAGCCCGTCCACCCGTACGTCTCCCAGGGCGGCTGGGTCGACTACCACCTCGCCATCGCCGAGTCCGTGCCCGAGCTGGGTGTCATCCCGTACATCCGCAACGCCCAGCTCAGCGGCTTCCGCCTGGCCGAACTCGCCGACGCCTGCCCGAACGTCATCGGCGTGAAGTACGCCGTCCCGGACGCCGCGAAGTTCGCCGCCTTCGCCCGCGACGCGGGCCTGGAACGCTTCGTCTGGGTCGCCGGCCTCGCCGAGCCCTACGCCCCCTCCTACTTCTCCGCGGGCGCCACCGGCTTCACCTCCGGACTCGTGAACGTCGCCCCCGCCGTTTCGCAGAACATGATCGAGGCGCTTCGATCCGGCGACTATCCGGCCGCCATGAAGGTCTGGGAGCAGATCCGCCGCTTCGAGGAACTTCGCGCTGCCAACGGCTCCGCCAACAACGTCACCGTCGTCAAGGAAGCCCTCGCCTCCCTCGGCCTGTGCCGCCGCGACGTCCGCCCGCCGAGCAAGCCGTTGCCCGAGGACGAACGCGCCGAGGTCGCCGCGATAGCCGCGGGGTGGTCCATATGA
- a CDS encoding carbohydrate ABC transporter permease yields the protein MSDIAVRIRKRKGASLGLVAWLTGIVFFLPIAWMALTSFHSEEDAATNPPSFGAALTLDGYREFFGAGGGASPWPSLINSAVASVASTLFVLVLALPAAYALSIRPVKKWTDVLFFFLSTKMLPVVAGLLPIYLFAKNTDMLDNVWLLVILYTSMNLPIAVWMMQSFLSEIPVEVIEAARVDGARLPTILARVVAPIALPGIAATSLICFIFSWNELLFARVLTGVVAETAPVFLTGFITSQGLFLAKVCAASLVISLPVLAAGFAAQDKLVQGLSLGAVK from the coding sequence ATGAGCGACATCGCCGTACGCATCCGCAAGCGCAAGGGCGCAAGCCTGGGCCTGGTGGCCTGGCTGACCGGCATCGTCTTCTTCCTGCCCATCGCCTGGATGGCGCTGACGTCCTTCCACTCGGAGGAGGACGCGGCGACCAACCCGCCGTCCTTCGGGGCCGCCCTCACCCTGGACGGCTACCGCGAGTTCTTCGGCGCGGGCGGCGGCGCGAGCCCCTGGCCGTCCCTGATCAACTCGGCGGTGGCGTCGGTGGCGTCGACGCTGTTCGTCCTCGTCCTGGCACTCCCCGCGGCCTACGCCCTGTCGATCCGCCCGGTGAAGAAGTGGACGGACGTCCTGTTCTTCTTCCTGTCGACGAAGATGCTGCCGGTGGTGGCGGGCCTCCTGCCCATCTACCTGTTCGCCAAGAACACGGACATGCTCGACAACGTCTGGCTGCTGGTCATCCTCTACACGTCGATGAACCTGCCGATCGCGGTCTGGATGATGCAGTCGTTCCTCTCCGAGATCCCGGTGGAGGTGATCGAGGCGGCAAGGGTGGACGGCGCGAGGCTCCCGACGATCCTGGCCCGCGTGGTGGCCCCCATCGCCCTGCCCGGCATCGCCGCAACCTCACTGATCTGCTTCATCTTCAGCTGGAACGAGCTGCTGTTCGCGAGGGTGCTGACGGGCGTGGTCGCCGAGACCGCCCCCGTCTTCCTGACCGGCTTCATCACCAGCCAGGGCCTGTTCCTGGCGAAGGTGTGCGCCGCGTCGCTCGTCATCTCCCTGCCGGTGCTCGCCGCGGGGTTCGCCGCCCAGGACAAACTGGTCCAGGGCCTGTCGTTGGGAGCCGTCAAATGA
- a CDS encoding carbohydrate ABC transporter permease has product MTATTTAPIAAPSVRAEKRPSGRMRAWATRAPLLPALIFMIVVTQLPFVATLVISFFDWNSLYPDAREFTGFANYSEVLTDPDLRRSVWTTVLLTVAVVLASLVLGLALALLLDRKFKGRGLVRTLLIAPFLVVPVAAALLWKHVLYNPEYGLFNGLLHYVGGPQPDWISNTPLLAVEAALVWQWTPFMMLILLAGLQSRDQQQMEAARVDGASDWQIFRHLTLPHLRRYLELGALLGSIYIVQNFDAVFTITSGGLGTANLPYTVYQTFYQAHENGLASAAGVLVVIGSIIIATLALRVVSSLFREEVGRA; this is encoded by the coding sequence ATGACCGCCACGACCACCGCTCCGATCGCCGCACCATCCGTCCGCGCCGAGAAGCGCCCCTCGGGCCGCATGCGCGCCTGGGCCACCCGTGCCCCCCTCCTCCCCGCCCTGATCTTCATGATCGTCGTGACCCAGCTGCCGTTCGTGGCCACGCTGGTGATCTCGTTCTTCGACTGGAACTCGCTCTACCCCGACGCCCGCGAGTTCACCGGCTTCGCCAACTACTCCGAAGTCCTCACCGACCCGGACCTGCGCCGTTCCGTATGGACGACGGTCCTGCTCACCGTGGCCGTGGTGCTGGCCAGCCTGGTCCTGGGCCTGGCCCTCGCGCTGCTCCTGGACCGGAAGTTCAAGGGCCGGGGACTGGTCCGCACACTGCTGATCGCCCCCTTCCTGGTGGTCCCGGTGGCCGCGGCGCTGCTCTGGAAGCACGTCCTCTACAACCCCGAATACGGCCTGTTCAACGGCCTGTTGCACTATGTCGGCGGCCCCCAGCCGGACTGGATCTCGAACACCCCGCTCCTCGCCGTCGAGGCCGCACTGGTCTGGCAGTGGACGCCGTTCATGATGCTGATCCTGCTGGCGGGCCTGCAGAGCCGCGACCAGCAGCAGATGGAGGCCGCGCGGGTGGACGGCGCGAGCGACTGGCAGATCTTCCGCCATCTGACGCTCCCGCACCTGCGCCGCTATCTCGAACTGGGCGCCCTGCTGGGCTCGATCTACATCGTCCAGAACTTCGACGCGGTCTTCACGATCACCTCGGGCGGCCTGGGCACCGCCAACCTCCCCTACACCGTCTACCAGACCTTCTACCAGGCCCATGAGAACGGCCTCGCCTCGGCCGCGGGCGTCCTGGTGGTCATCGGCTCGATCATCATCGCGACCCTCGCCCTGCGCGTCGTGTCGTCCCTGTTCCGCGAGGAGGTGGGCCGCGCATGA
- a CDS encoding TIGR03086 family metal-binding protein, whose amino-acid sequence MPEPTIDLGPQTRILARLADGVPDERLADVTPCPDYTVRNMLGHLTHLAAAFRDAGRKDLGPSTDTAPGESVPDIAPGWREELPKVLDELAEAWRDPAAWTGETRAGGVPLSGAEAGAVAVDELVIHGWDLARATGQPYEPDPAALRLCYGLLLAAADDPSRGGIFGPVVPVPEDAPLLDRAVGLSGRDPGWTPGQ is encoded by the coding sequence ATGCCCGAGCCGACCATCGACCTCGGCCCGCAGACCAGGATCTTGGCGCGCCTGGCGGACGGCGTGCCCGACGAACGGCTCGCGGACGTCACGCCCTGCCCCGACTACACCGTGCGCAACATGCTCGGGCACCTCACCCACCTGGCCGCCGCCTTCCGCGACGCAGGCCGCAAGGACCTCGGCCCCTCCACGGACACCGCCCCCGGCGAATCCGTGCCGGACATCGCACCCGGCTGGCGCGAGGAACTGCCCAAGGTCCTCGACGAACTCGCCGAAGCCTGGCGCGACCCGGCGGCCTGGACCGGCGAGACCCGTGCGGGCGGCGTTCCGCTGTCGGGCGCGGAGGCCGGAGCCGTCGCCGTGGACGAGCTGGTCATTCACGGCTGGGACCTGGCCCGCGCCACCGGCCAGCCCTACGAGCCCGACCCCGCCGCACTCCGGCTGTGTTACGGCCTGCTCCTCGCGGCGGCCGACGATCCCTCCCGCGGCGGCATCTTCGGCCCGGTCGTCCCGGTGCCGGAGGACGCACCGCTGCTCGACCGTGCGGTGGGGCTGAGCGGCCGGGACCCGGGGTGGACGCCCGGGCAGTGA
- a CDS encoding DeoR/GlpR family DNA-binding transcription regulator: MGEKTAEERQREIVRVARASGSVDVTALAAELGVAKETVRRDLRALEDHGLVRRTHGGAYPVESAGFETTLAFRATSHVPEKRRIASAAAELLGDAKTVFVDEGFTPQLIAEALPRDRPLTVVTASLPVAGTLAEVEGISVLLLGGRVRSGTLATVDHWTTKMLAGFVIDLAFIGANGISREHGLTTPDPAVSEVKAQAVRASRRTVFAGVHTKFGAVSFCRFAGVGALEAIVTSTLLPTAEAHRYSLLGPQVIRV, translated from the coding sequence ATGGGCGAGAAGACGGCGGAAGAGCGTCAGCGGGAGATCGTCCGCGTCGCTCGCGCCTCCGGCTCGGTCGACGTCACCGCGCTCGCCGCCGAGCTGGGCGTGGCGAAGGAGACCGTACGACGGGATCTGCGCGCCCTGGAGGACCACGGGCTGGTCCGCCGCACACACGGTGGCGCGTACCCCGTGGAGAGCGCCGGTTTCGAGACGACGCTCGCCTTCCGCGCCACCAGCCATGTCCCCGAGAAGCGACGCATCGCGTCCGCCGCGGCCGAGCTGCTCGGGGACGCCAAGACCGTCTTCGTCGACGAGGGGTTCACCCCCCAGCTCATCGCCGAGGCACTCCCCCGGGACCGGCCGCTGACCGTGGTCACCGCGTCCCTGCCGGTCGCCGGCACGCTCGCCGAGGTCGAAGGCATCTCGGTGCTGCTCCTCGGCGGCCGGGTCCGCTCCGGCACCCTGGCCACCGTCGACCACTGGACGACGAAGATGCTCGCCGGCTTCGTCATCGACCTCGCCTTCATCGGCGCCAACGGCATCTCCCGCGAACACGGTCTGACCACCCCCGACCCCGCGGTCAGCGAGGTCAAGGCGCAGGCCGTGCGCGCCTCCCGGCGCACCGTGTTCGCGGGCGTGCACACCAAGTTCGGGGCGGTGAGCTTCTGCCGGTTCGCCGGGGTCGGCGCACTGGAGGCGATCGTCACGAGCACGCTGCTCCCGACGGCCGAGGCCCACCGCTACTCACTGCTGGGGCCACAGGTCATCCGGGTCTGA
- a CDS encoding MFS transporter has translation MTPTWTVLRVLRDRNAGLYLSGVVVSGFGTSALWLASGVWVKDLTGSDGLAALSMLAMWAPTLFGPLLGTLADRTRRKPLLIATNVLLAALLPTLLTVDSADGLWLLFAVLFVYGAAGVVHDAADSALVVTAVDRSLLGDFNGLRMTATEGMKLVAPLAGAGLYTAYGGPSVALLDAMTFVLAIGLYVGLRVREEKPRPLSGRRGQTSEGARHLWAHPRLRSLVLAGGTTMLCAGVNGALVYAVVDGLGHSPAYAGLLAAVQGAGSVAVGLFSGAGLRRLGAPRFAACGMAVTAVAAALRAVPSDAVALVCSAAIGAGLPCVLIAALTAVQRETPDALLGRTVATANTLMFAPNVVGLAVGAGLVELVDHRLLLPFLGLAWLVAAAQLAASAERTVSRSPSDANPA, from the coding sequence ATGACACCGACCTGGACAGTGCTGCGCGTGCTGCGCGACCGCAACGCGGGGCTGTATCTCTCCGGCGTGGTCGTCTCCGGCTTCGGTACGTCGGCCCTGTGGCTGGCGTCCGGCGTATGGGTCAAGGACCTCACCGGCTCGGACGGCCTCGCCGCGCTCAGCATGCTCGCCATGTGGGCGCCGACCCTGTTCGGCCCCCTGCTGGGCACGCTCGCCGACCGCACCCGCCGCAAACCTCTCCTCATCGCCACCAACGTGCTCCTGGCCGCCCTGCTGCCCACCCTCCTCACCGTCGACTCCGCGGACGGCCTGTGGCTGCTGTTCGCGGTCCTGTTCGTGTACGGCGCGGCGGGCGTCGTCCATGACGCGGCGGACTCGGCGCTGGTCGTCACCGCCGTCGACCGATCCCTCCTCGGCGATTTCAACGGGCTGCGGATGACCGCCACCGAGGGCATGAAACTCGTGGCCCCGCTGGCGGGCGCGGGCCTGTACACGGCGTACGGCGGCCCGAGCGTGGCGCTTCTGGACGCCATGACGTTCGTGCTGGCCATCGGCCTGTACGTCGGCCTCCGCGTCCGCGAGGAGAAGCCCCGGCCGCTCTCCGGCCGGCGTGGGCAGACGTCCGAGGGCGCCCGGCACCTGTGGGCGCACCCCCGGCTGCGCTCGCTCGTCCTCGCGGGCGGCACGACGATGCTCTGCGCGGGCGTGAACGGCGCGCTGGTCTACGCCGTCGTCGACGGCCTGGGCCACTCCCCCGCGTACGCCGGACTGCTCGCCGCCGTCCAGGGCGCCGGTTCCGTGGCGGTCGGCCTGTTCTCGGGCGCGGGGCTGCGACGCCTCGGCGCACCTCGTTTCGCGGCGTGCGGGATGGCGGTCACGGCCGTCGCGGCGGCCCTGCGGGCGGTGCCGTCCGACGCGGTCGCCCTGGTGTGCAGCGCGGCGATCGGCGCTGGGCTGCCGTGCGTGCTGATCGCCGCGCTGACCGCCGTACAGCGGGAGACACCGGATGCACTGCTGGGTCGTACGGTCGCCACGGCCAACACGTTGATGTTCGCGCCGAACGTGGTCGGGCTGGCCGTGGGCGCCGGTCTGGTCGAACTGGTCGACCACCGGCTGCTGTTGCCGTTCCTGGGCCTGGCGTGGCTGGTGGCGGCGGCTCAGCTCGCGGCGAGTGCGGAGCGCACCGTCTCCAGGTCGCCGTCCGACGCCAACCCGGCGTGA
- a CDS encoding sugar ABC transporter substrate-binding protein, with protein MRTQSRRRPRATLAAVAAGTLLAPLLTGCWVGAGGAGSGGNSINVLMVNNPQMVELQKLTAAHFTKETGIKVNFTVLPENDVRDKISQDFANQAGQYDVATLSNYEIPIYAKNGWLHEMDSYVAKDPAYDEQDILKPMRESLTAEDGKLYGQPFYGESSFLMYRKDVFQKKDLTMPAHPTWQQVADLAAKADGAESGMKGICLRGLPGWGEVMAPLTTVVNTFGGTWFDKDWKARLDSPEWEKAVKFYVDLVRDHGESGAAQSGFAECLNNMTQGKVAMWYDATSAAGSLESAGSPVKGKVGYAPAPVEKTESAGWLYTWAWGIQDASRNPDKAWKFVSWASSKQYEQLVGDEIGWSNVPAGKRASTYENPDYRAEAAAFQEMTKEAIEGARPGDPGVQPRPAPGIQFVGIPEFTDLGTKVSQEISAAIAGRQSVDSALRKSQQLAEKISEEYEGR; from the coding sequence ATGCGAACCCAGAGCCGTCGGAGGCCGCGAGCCACACTCGCCGCGGTCGCCGCAGGGACGCTGCTCGCCCCGCTGCTCACCGGCTGCTGGGTCGGCGCGGGCGGGGCCGGATCGGGCGGCAACTCGATCAACGTCCTCATGGTGAACAACCCGCAGATGGTGGAGCTGCAGAAGCTCACCGCCGCCCACTTCACCAAAGAGACCGGCATCAAGGTCAACTTCACCGTCCTGCCCGAGAACGACGTCCGCGACAAGATCAGCCAGGACTTCGCCAACCAGGCCGGCCAGTACGACGTGGCCACCCTGTCCAACTACGAGATACCGATCTACGCCAAGAACGGCTGGCTGCACGAGATGGACTCGTACGTCGCCAAGGATCCGGCGTACGACGAGCAGGACATCCTCAAACCGATGCGCGAGTCCCTGACCGCCGAGGACGGCAAGCTCTACGGCCAGCCCTTCTACGGCGAGTCGTCCTTCCTGATGTACCGCAAGGACGTCTTCCAGAAGAAGGACCTGACGATGCCCGCGCACCCCACCTGGCAGCAGGTGGCGGACCTCGCCGCGAAGGCCGACGGCGCCGAGTCCGGCATGAAGGGCATCTGTCTGCGCGGCCTGCCGGGCTGGGGCGAGGTCATGGCTCCGCTCACCACGGTCGTGAACACCTTCGGCGGCACCTGGTTCGACAAGGACTGGAAGGCCCGGCTCGACTCCCCCGAGTGGGAGAAGGCGGTGAAGTTCTATGTCGACCTCGTCCGTGACCACGGCGAGTCCGGCGCCGCCCAGTCCGGCTTCGCCGAGTGCCTGAACAACATGACCCAGGGCAAGGTCGCCATGTGGTACGACGCCACCTCCGCGGCCGGTTCCCTGGAGTCCGCCGGCTCCCCGGTCAAGGGCAAGGTCGGCTACGCGCCCGCGCCGGTCGAGAAGACCGAGTCCGCCGGCTGGCTCTACACCTGGGCCTGGGGCATCCAGGACGCCTCCCGCAACCCCGACAAGGCCTGGAAGTTCGTGTCCTGGGCGTCCAGCAAGCAGTACGAGCAGCTGGTCGGCGACGAGATCGGCTGGTCGAACGTACCGGCGGGCAAGCGCGCGTCGACGTACGAGAACCCCGACTACCGCGCGGAGGCCGCCGCCTTCCAGGAGATGACCAAGGAGGCCATCGAGGGCGCACGCCCGGGCGACCCGGGAGTGCAGCCGCGCCCGGCACCCGGCATCCAGTTCGTCGGCATCCCCGAGTTCACCGACCTCGGCACCAAGGTCTCCCAGGAGATCAGCGCGGCCATCGCCGGACGCCAGTCCGTCGACTCGGCCCTGCGCAAGTCCCAGCAGCTCGCCGAGAAGATCTCCGAGGAGTACGAGGGACGATGA
- a CDS encoding NAD(P)-dependent oxidoreductase: MPAPRTVLLTGAVGGLGTLMRDLLPDYGYALRLLDLRPIEGEPDTIVADLTDKGAVREAVRGVDAIIHLAGISLEAPFEKILRANIEGTYNLYEAAHQEGVERMVFASSNHAVGFTPRPQGEDPLIPIDTPRRPDTFYGLSKSFGEDLAQFFWDKHGLETVSVRIGSCFPEPTSVRMLSVWMSPADGARLFHAALTAEHVGHTVVYGSSANTRLWWDLTTARALGYAPQDDSEPYAEKLIAEQGELDPENVAHACLGGHFVSDPPIWPY; encoded by the coding sequence ATGCCAGCCCCCCGCACCGTTCTGCTCACCGGCGCCGTCGGCGGGCTCGGCACCCTGATGCGGGACCTGCTCCCGGACTACGGCTACGCACTCCGCCTGCTCGACCTGCGCCCGATCGAGGGCGAGCCGGACACGATCGTCGCCGACCTCACCGACAAGGGCGCCGTGCGCGAGGCCGTCCGGGGCGTCGACGCGATCATCCACCTCGCCGGCATCTCCCTGGAAGCCCCGTTCGAGAAAATCCTCAGGGCGAACATCGAGGGAACGTACAACCTGTACGAGGCGGCTCACCAGGAGGGCGTCGAGCGCATGGTCTTCGCCTCCTCCAACCATGCGGTGGGCTTCACGCCCCGCCCGCAGGGCGAAGACCCGCTCATTCCGATCGACACCCCGCGCCGCCCCGACACCTTCTACGGCCTGTCCAAGTCCTTCGGCGAGGACCTCGCCCAGTTCTTCTGGGACAAGCACGGCCTGGAGACCGTCTCCGTGCGCATCGGCTCCTGCTTCCCCGAGCCGACCAGCGTGCGCATGCTCTCGGTGTGGATGAGCCCGGCCGACGGCGCCCGACTCTTCCACGCGGCCCTGACCGCCGAGCACGTCGGCCACACCGTCGTCTACGGCTCCTCCGCCAACACCCGCCTGTGGTGGGACCTGACCACCGCGCGGGCCCTCGGCTACGCACCGCAGGACGACTCCGAGCCGTACGCCGAGAAGCTCATCGCCGAACAGGGCGAGCTCGACCCGGAGAACGTGGCGCACGCCTGCCTCGGCGGCCACTTCGTCAGCGATCCGCCGATCTGGCCGTACTGA